GCAACGGGCTGCGCTTCACGGCGTGGCTCTCGCCCTCGCTGCGCGGCAGCCTGCATGGCGACCCGGCGCGCATCGGCCAGATCGTCACGAACCTGCTGTCGAACGCGTTGAAGTTCACGCGGCGCGGCGCGATCGTGCTGCGCGCGCAGCGCATCGACGATGCGGACGGCACCGCGCGGCTCGTCGGCGAGGTGCGCGACACGGGGCCGGGGATCGCCGTGTCCGAGCAGAAGCGGATTTTCGCGCCGTTCGAGCAGGGCGGCCGGTCCCCGGCCCGGCGACGCGGCGGGGCCGGGCTCGGCCTCGCGATCTGCGCCGAGCTGTGCCGGCAGATGTCCGGCCTGATTCGAGTCGAGAGCGAGCTGGGGCGCGGCGCGTGCTTTCGCTTTGAAATCCCGCTCACGCCGTCCGGCGCGAACGACCCCGCGCCGCGCGCACCGGATGGAAGCCGGCACGCGGTGTTCGTGACCGGCGCCGAGGCGGCGGCCGTGGCGCCTGAGGGCATCGAGGCGCTGACGGAATGGCTGCATGCCTACGGGTTCGACGTCGAGCAGCGTGCCGCGATGGCCGAACTGGCCACGCTGCCGGCGCCGCATTACGATCTGCTGCTGCGCGCCGACACGGTGCCGCCGCCGGCCGGCGGCGCGCCTCGGCCGACCGATGCCGAACGCGTGGCCGGCACCGGCTCGCCGAGCTTCGGCGCGGTGCTGCGGATCGTCTGCCACACGGCCACCGACGCGCAGCCCGCGGCGGGCTCGCCAGCCGCGCCCTATCGTGCCGGCGAGCCGTTCGGCACGATCGACGAATGGGACGTGTCCGCACTGGCCCGCGCGCTCGATGCGCTGACCGGGCGGGACACCGCGCCCTGTCGCGAGCTGCCCGCCGCGGCGCCGCAGTCGCTGCTGTCGCAAGAGGACGGTGAATTGCCGGCGGTGCTGGTGGTCGACGACAACGTCTGGAGCCGCAACCTGCTGGCCGAGCACCTGCGCCGGCTCGGCGTGACGGCCCATGTCGCGCGCGGCGGCACGGAGGCGCTCGCGATGCTGCGCGCCCATCCGGTCGGCATCGTGATGACCGATCTCGACATGCCGGGAATGTCGGGGCAGGCGCTGCTGGCGGCGCTGCGCGCGGACGACTCGCGGCGGATCGTGATCGCGGTCAGCGCGAGCGTCGGCGACGAGGACGTCGAGGCCGGCCTGCGCGCGGGCTTCGACGACTACATCGGCAAACCCGCGACGTTCGACGTGCTGTCCACGGCGCTCTTGAGCGCCTACGCGCGCCTAGGCTACCGCGCTACCACGCTCGGCGATGCGCCGCCGGCGGGGACGGAGCGTCCGGCGCTCGGGCCGGACGAGTTCGCGCGTTATCTCGGCGAGGAACTGGCCGCGTTGCGCGACTGCGTCGCGCAGGATGACGCGCAGCGCCTGTCCCGCCTGCTGCACCGGTTGCGCGGCGCGCTGGCGTGGCAGCGGCTCGATGCGCTGCGCGACGACTGCGCGGCGCTGGAGCGTCTGGCCGAACACGGCGATGCGGCACGCGTGCGAATCTCGGCGATGCGCCTGATCGATGCGCTCGACGCATTGCGCGTGCGCCTCGCGAGCGGGCCGGACGAGCCCGCCGCCGACGCGTCCTGAGCCTTGCGTTCGCCGCCACCGGCGCGCCGCACGGAGCAAATCCACCGAGCCGGCGCGGCGGGCCGGCCCTCAGCGCAGGTTCGCGAGGCCGGCCGCGTGGATGTACTGAATCAGCTCGACCGTCGAGCGGATGTTGAGCTTGTCCATCGCGTTGCGCTTGTGCGTCGAGACCGTGCTGACCGTCACGAACATGCGCCGCGAAATATCGACGACCGACAGGCCGCAGCCGATGTGGCGCAGCACTTCCAGCTCGCGCGGCGTCAGCGCCGAAGCGGGCACGGGCGCCGTGCCGCGCAGCTGCCGCGACAGGTAGGTGTTGCCCGGCACGGCGACCTGGTCGACCGCGGCCAGCAGTTCGTCGAGCGAATCCTCCTTGCAGACCACCGCATGCGCACCCAGGTGCAGCAGGCGCTGCGCGAGCGCGGGATGATTGAGCGCCGTGTAGACGATCACGCGCGCGCTCGGCCAGTTCTTGCGCAGCGCGCTGACGAGCTTCAGCCCGTCGTGGTCGGCCTGGTCGCTGGTGCCCATGCTCAGGTCGGTGATGATCAGCTCGCAGGGATCGGCGCGCAGCTGCTGGAGCAGTTCCGCTCCCGAATGCGAGACGTGGACCACCGTGATGGATGGCGTCTCGCTCAGCAGTTTGGTCATCGCGGCCGCGATCAGCGGATGATCGTCGGCGAGCGCGACGCGGATTCGGCGGTTGATGGAGGGCGATAGAGTCATGATCGGGCTTTCGTCAGTGAACGCGGTGCCGCGTCGGGCGGCGGGGGGGCCGTGCCGCCATGGCCGGCGCGATGGAACGGGCGGCGGCGCGGCGTCATGGCGGGATCTGGCATTGGCGGGTGAATCAGTAGGTGATCGTGAACGTCATCACGCCGTTCGCGACGCCGCCGCGAATTTCCTGGCCCGTCTGCAGGTAGCGGGCGGACATGTCGAGGCGCGCCTCGCCCGAGGCGATCGGCAGCGCCACGCGCTGGTGCCAGTGGATCGGCTTGCCGTCGGCGCCGAGTACCTGGACGCCGACGCCGGTCGCCGCACCGTCGCCGCCGCCGAGCCGCAGCGTGCCGGGCTGGCCCGACGGGTCCGGGGTGGCGTCGAAGCTGAGCCCGACCGCGGAGACGGCGTCGTCGCATCGCAGCCGGATCGAGAACGGGCGACTGCCGGCGGCGGTGCCGATCCCGGAGAAGTCGGTACTGGCGACATCGCCGAAGCGCACCGTCTGCTGCGCCGAGCCGGCGGCCACGTGGCAGCTCGGCACGGTGACGACGATCGGATTGTTCAGCGTGAACACGATGAAATCCTCGTATCCGCTCACGGTGTCGTAGCCATAGCGGCCGGCCGGCACCACGCCCGGGCTGATCGGCCCGGTCTTCACGAACTGGATCTGGAAGTCCCCTTGCGGATAGTAGAGTACGAAGCCCGGTTTGACATTGCGGATGAACTGCGGCGCGTGCCATCCGTTCGGATAGATCAAGCGATAGCCGATGCCGGGCACGTTGGTCGAGAACAGGTCGCCGGACAGGAGCGGGTGCGTGGCGGCGAAAATCTCGGTCGTCCCCACCGGACAGCGTCCGATCGGAACGTACTGGCGCGTCCACTTGCTCGGTACGGGCATCGTCAGGCGGCCTTCCGTGATCACGGTGCCGACCGGCAGCGCGGGGTCGGCGGAAAACGACTTGCCGGGGGCCATCACGATCCGCGTGCCGCCCCAGGCCGGGTTGCGCAGGCAGAACGCGCGGGCCGCCGGTGCGAGGCACAGGAGCAGGACGAGCAGGGCGAGGCGGCGGCCGGTATGCGTCATGGCGTGCTGGAGGCCGACAGCGAGCGGGCCGGCAGGCACGTCAGCGGCTGGTTGCGCCGATGGCGCGTGACCTGGAACCGGCACAGCGCGAGGGACGTGCCGCCGAGTGTGGCGGTGAAGTCGTTTTCGTCGTGCAGGCCGGTCAGCCAGACCCGTCCGAGCGGCCCCACCACGCTGACGATGCGGCGCCGCGCATCGCGGATCATGGTGCCGAACGGCAGCGGCTTGCCATGCACGTCGAGCAGCGTGTTCAAGGAGTGCCAGCCGATCGCGGTCTGGAAATGCAGCCGCGTGATCGCGCCGCGCGTGGGGACCGTGGTGGCGAACGATTGCAGCAGCGTGGCCTCGGCGTCGTCGTCGCCGCTGCGATGGCGATCCTCGTCGAGCCGGATCTGGTTGCGCCGGTACGGCAGCAGGTTGGTCACCACGGCGCGGCCGTCGCGGTTGGTGCGGATCCCCGGGTTGCCGTTGACGAGCGCGCCGCGCAGGCCGGGTGCATCGACGATGGCGGCGGTTTCGTCGATGCGCTGCGACAGCAGCACGCCGCGCGCGTCGCCGATCGCGCCGCCCTTGAATTCGGCGATGGTGCGCGCGGCATGCTTCGCGAACGTCTGCGACAGCGACACCGTTCCCTTCGACCCCGCGTAGGTGGTGGAGGCGTAGAGGCTGCTGTCGCGCTGCGTGCGCGAGGCGTTGGCGGTGTAGCCGAGCCGGCCGTCGTCCAGCAGCGAACCGAACACGCTGGCCTGCTGCGACAGGCCCTGGCGCTGGTCGTAGTTGCCCGAATAGCTGACGTTGGTCGCCCGGCCGAGCGGCAGGTTCAGCGTGAGCAGCAGATAGTTGCTGACGTTGCGGCCGCGCTGGCGGATGTTGCCGATGGCGAGGTTGTAGCTCACGACGCTGTACGAGCCGGACAGGCCAACCTGCAGGATCCGGTCGGCCGGCAGGCCGCCGAAATACGCGCGATGGTCGTAGGACGCGTAGAGCGAGACGGTGCCGCCCAGCCCCTGGTTGACGCCGAACTGGTCGTGCGAGCGCACGCCGTGCTCGATGGAGGTCTGCAGCGTGTCGCCCATCGCGTCGTCGAAATTCAGGAACGCCGCGTTCGTGTAGCGGCGCAGCGAGGCGTTCACGTCGAAGCGCAGGCGCGTGATCGAATTCGCGTAGCGCAGCCGGTAGGCCAGGGACGGCAGGTTGCCCGTCAGGGCCGCCGTGGTGCGCACGAGGTCGGCCGAGACCGCGCCGGCGCGGCCCAGGTCGACGCCCGCGCCGATGCTGCGGGCGGTGTAGCGGGATGCCTGGATCAAGCCGCCGAACAGCGTGAGGCTGTGGCGCATCCCGTGCTCGACCTCGGCCCAGACGAACGGATCGTGACGGCGGCCGCCGTAGCCATCGTAGGCGCCGCCCGCGATGTGATAGCGCGTGCGGCCGCGGCGCAGCATGATCGGCAGCGTGTTGTACGGCTGGCGGTAGCGCGTGACCTTGCCCGCGGCGTCGGTGATCGTCACGTCGAGATCGGCGCCGGCCGACGCGCTGCCGAGATCGTCGATCGAATACGGGCCGGGCGGTACGTACCTGTCGTAGACCACGCCGCCGTTCTGGCGGATCGTGATGCGCGATTCGCTGGTTGCCACGCCGCGGATCACGGGCGCATAACCCTGCAGGCTGTCCGGCACCATGCCTTCGTCCGACTGCAGCGTGACGCCGCGGAACCGGAAGTTGTCGAACAGGTCGCTCGTCGACGACGTGTCGCCGGCCGTCAGCGCGCCGCCGAACCGCGCGAGCGGCGTCGACAGCGAGAACTCGGCCGGCTGCCAGGTGGTCCGCCCGCGATCGAGGCTCGCGTAGTTGCGATTGCGGAACAGCCAGCGGCCCAGGTTGACGGCGGTGTCGAGGTTCAGCGTCGCGCCGGTGTCGCCATTCACGGCGTCGTGGCTGGCGCTGACGTCGTAGTTCGCCACGGCCGCGGTTTCGCCGTAGTTCCACAGGCGCGGGTCGACGGCGCCCGCCGCGCGCCGGATCATCGCGGTCTGCGGCACGGTCACGAACAGCGACTGGGTGCGTGCGACGTAGCGCACGGTCGAGCCGGGGACGAGCGATTCGATGTCGAGGCAGGCGTCGCCGGAAGCAGGGAGGTGCGCCGTATCGACGTCCCAACGATCGAGCATGGCGCGCGTGACGCAGGGCACGACCTGCTCGCCTTTCACGTCGTTCGCGCGGCGCGCGACGAAGCGGATCGTATGCAAACCCGTCTGCTCGCGGTTGAACGTGACGAGGGTGGGATGGCGGCCGGGCAACACGCTGTTTTCCTTTGCGAAGTAGTTGAGATCCACCGGTAGCGCAACGCCGTCCAGCGTCAGGAAGTCGTTGTTGAAACGCAGCGCTTCGTCGCTTCTTGCGGCATTGGCGATGGCCAGCAGCAGCACGGCAAGCGCGAGCCTAGTGCGACGCGGGCCGCGGGCCGCCAGGCGGCAGCGTGACGGTCGGGCTGATGCCGCCATAGTCGTTGATCGATTGGATTCGAACGTCGGCCGGCGGGCAGGACATCCGGGGCATCGGCAACGAAGCATGCGGGTTGATGGTCAAGGATTCCTGCTGATGGGCGCCCGGGCAACCGACGAACAACGAGGCGACATACGGCGAGGTGTTGTCGAGCGAGGTGCCGTCGCGGCTCAACGCCAGGTCGCGGGCCGCGTCGAACGCGCCGTCGAGTCCCGGCGGCCGGTACAGCAGCTTGATGCGCGTGCGGATCGCGAACTGCAGCGTGTTGCCGGCGGACTCCGGCGGCGACGGCGGGATCTCCTTCACGTTCATCCAGTACAGGCGCTCGACGCGCGTGGCCGGCGCCTGTCCGACCAGCGTCACGCGGACCAGGTTGGTGTCGCCCGGATCGAGGCGGAACAGCGGCGGCGCGGCGAAGAACGGGGTATCGAGCGAGCCGTCGGCCGACTCGATCCAGGTTTGCACGATTGCCGCTTCGGTGCCGGCGTTCGTCACCGCCAGCGTTGCGTCCGGATGGTCGGCCGAATAGATCACGCGCACCTTGCCGATCCGGATTTCCGCGCTCGCAGGGTGCCAGGGCAACAGCATCGCGACCGTCAGCGCGAGGGCGCCGGCCTGATATCGCCGACGCCGCGCGGCGGCCGACGTGCGCCGCGACGCGGCATGCGGGGCTGTCATCCCAAGCTCACGGATAGGTCAGCGTGAATTGGGCGATGGCGTTTGCCGTGCCGGAGACGGGCAACTGGCCGCCGTAACCCACGTATTGCGCGGCGAACGGAATCTCGCTGGCGCCCTGTTTCAACGGCACGCTTTCCGACAGCTTGTCGAGGCTCAGCGTCTTGCCGTCCTGGTAGAGCTGGATGGCGACGTTCTTAGCCGCGCCCGGCTCGTTCCGCAGGCTGAGAAGCCCGTTTGCCACCTGTGTGCCGCTGAACGTCACCTGGACGTTTTTCTTCAGGGCGGTCGAGCAGTTGCTGAGCTTGATGCTGAAGGGCGTCTTCGGGGCACTGGTGTCGAGCACGGCGCCGGCGCTGACGTCCTGCATGTTGACCGCGACGGTTTTCCCGTCGGTGGAAATCGTGCAGGGCGTATCGACGATGTGGCCGCTGAAGTTGACGGTGCCGTCGACCGCATGCGCCGAGGTCGAGGCCGCCAGCGCGAGCAGCGCGCCGGCGAGGCAACGAAATGAATGCGTGTTCATGGAAGGAGTCGTGTGGTGGGTGGAAGCGGGTCAGGCGATGGACGAGGGCTGGCTGCGACGGTGGGCCGGTGCCGCCAGCGCGCCGGCGATGCGGCAGAAGGGCAGGAAGGCGAGGCGGCGAACCAGCATGCCGCCGAGATGCGGCCGGGCCGCCAGGCCGAGCTGGTATGCGGAATCGCTCGCGAGCCAGCGGGCCGGGCGGCTCAGGCAGGCGGCCAGCGCCGGCTGGCGCCGCATCCGCGCCACCAGCCAGCTGCCCCAGATGCGATAGCCGTGCCAGTCGCGCGTGCTCAGCACGCGCCGGTAATAGAGCGTGTCGATGCGCAGTTGCTCGTCGGAGAGGAGGCCGGATTGATGGAGTTCGACGCAGACTATCTTGTTCTCTGGGCCCCAAAGACTCGGGTCGTGATTCATGTTGGTTTCACGGGAGAAGAGGAGGTGAAGAAGTGCGGGAAATGATAGTTCCTTGTAAGCAATGGTTGAACAGGGGTGACGTGATATGCATAGGATTTCGAATAATGTCGAGACGGTGATCGTGATGCGGGAAAAACCCACATGGGGTTGGTTTCAGCGTCCTTTCAGGGCGTTTTTTTCTTGATGTGCGTCACGGCGTCCGATGTGCTGCTTTGACATCGAGAACGAAAGGCACCTACCATTCGGCCTGTTCTCACCTTCGGAGACTTCAGTGCAAGCCGATGCAGGCAGTAGTGGGTTACGCCCCCATCCTGCCGCCGACTGAGGATTCGACGCACTTCCCTGCGCCGCATCCCGGAACGCGGATGCGGTGTCATCTCGCCCGACCGGGCAGATTTCCCGCCTGAAGACTGATCGACCGGGACGACCCGGATGCGCCGCCTGACGGCGGCCGGCCCGCGGCGTCGATCGGAAACCTTTCACGACATACGACCCGGATCGCCCACGGCAGGCAACGCGCCTGCGCGGTGACGCGTGTTCCGCTCCTGTTCCCTGCTCGCGGCGCCGCCAGTGCGTTGACGCGACGGTGGCGCGCGCCCGTTTGCCGGGCGTCGCCGCCGGATGTCGTCTGGCGCCACGGTCGGCCGGCGGTCGAGGGCGGTGCCACGGTTTGGCGGTCCATGTCGAATGTCACGACGGACTCGCCGTGCCCGAACCGGGCGCGGCGCCGGGTTTCGTAATCACGGAAATCGGTTGGCAGTCCGATTCATTGACGTGGAGACGAGCCATGAAACTCGCCGTTCGCTCGCAATTCATTCTCAGGAGTCAGCTGTATTTCTCGCTGGGCCCGATCGCCGGCCGGGACGCGCGCAGCTCCGTCCTGCCGCGCCTGGTGCCTCGCTTCGCCCCGCGTCGCGCCGTGCCGGCCACGCGCTGCCGGCGCCGCGCTCGCGTCGTGCCGGAGCGTCCCCGAGCCGGCCTCTGAGCGCGGCCCGTGCCGGCCGCACCGCTTTCCCAAACCGTTCCGTAGCCCAGGAGCCAGCAACATGAAGTCACTTGTTTTTCCGAAGCGCCGCGACGTCTCGCTCGGCAGCGACGCGATCGTGCTCGTCTGCATCGCGCTGTTCGCGTGGTTCTTCGTGACCGCGTGGATCGACATGCACCGCCCGGCCAGCGAGAACCCGGCGCTCGCGCTCGCGCCGGCGAACCTGCTGTACTACTCGGTGCGCACCACCATGCGCTTCCTGATCGGCATGGTCTGGTCGACGCTGTTCTCGCTGGTGTTCGGCGTGCTCGCCGCGCGCTACGCGCCGATGCGCCGCGTGATCCTGCCGTTCGTCAATTTCATGGAGTCGGTGCCGCTGGTCGGCTTCATGACGTTCACGACCGGCTTCTTCCTCGGCCTCTATCCGCACAACACGATGGGGATGGAGTCGCTCGCGATCTTCGCCGTGTTCACCGGCCAGGCCTGGAACATGATGCTGACCGTCTACCAGACCATGCGCGTGGTGCCGAAGGAACTGCGCGAGGTGGCCGATTCGTTTCGCTACAACGCATGGCAGCGCTTCTGGCGCCTCGAATGGCCGTACTCGGTGCCGGGCTTCCTCTGGAACGCGATCAACTCGCAGGCGGCCGCCTGGTTCGCGCTGGTCGCCTCGGAGGCGATTCCCGCCGCCAACGGCGACACGGTGCTGCTGCCCGGCGTCGGCTCGTATGTGTCGATGGCGCTCGACGCGGCCAGCTATCGCGCCGTCATCTACGCGCTGGTCGCGCTGGTGCTGAACATCGTCGTGATCGACCAGTTCATCTTCCGCCCGCTGGTGCGCTACACGATCCGCTTCAAGAACGACGATTCCGCGGCCAAGCGCGACATGCAGTATCGCTCGTGGTTCTACGACTGCCTCGCGAGTTCGCGGATCGCGCGCTCGGCGGGCCAACTGCTCGCGCGGCTGGCCGATGCCTGGATCTTCCGGCTGCCGCGCGTCTGGTACGCGCTGCGCCTCGACCGCGCCACGCGCCTGCTCGCGCGCGCGAACTGGCTCTGGTCGACGATCTGGTACTTCGCGCTCACGGTGGGCTGCGCCTATGGCGGCTACCAGCTCTGGGAATATTTCCCGAAGGACAACCTGGCCGTCCTGCCGTGGTGGATGCTCGAGACCGCCGGGCGCGTCACGCTCGCGATGCTGCTCAGCTGCGTGCTGTTCGTGCCGCTCGGCGTCTGGATGGCGAGCCACCCCAGGCGCCTGACGGTGTTCCAGCCGGTCGCGCAGGTGCTCGCGGCGGTCCCGCCGAACATCTACTACCCGCTGATCGCGCTGTTCGTGATCACCGCGCACCGCTCGCTCGGCTGGTGGACGATCCCGATGATCATGGTCGGCACGCAGTGGTACTACCTGTTCAACACGATCGCCGGCACGCTCGCGATTCCCACCCAGATCACCGAAGTCAGCCAGATGTTCCATGTGAAGGGCGCGATGTGGTGGCGCAAGTACATGCTGCCCTCGATCTTCCCGTACATCGTGACCGGCACCATCTCCGCCGCGGGCGGCGCCTGGAACGCCGCGATCGCCGCCGAGGTCGTGCAGTGGGGCTCGCGCACGGCCAGCACCTCGGGCCTCGGCGCCTTCATCTCGACCACCACCGGCAATGGCGACAACGCGGCCGCCGCGCTCGGCTGCACCGCCATGTGCTTCATGGTTGCGCTTTGCATCATGTTCGTCTGGCAGCCGCTGTACCGCTTCGCCGAACGCAAATTCCGTTACGACTGATCCGATCCCAAGGAGTCACCTCATGAAGAACCTGTCGAACCCGTCCCGTGTCCCGGCGCCGCTGCCGTCGCACTTCCTCGAACTGAAGAACGTCAACAAGACCTTCATCGGCCAGGGCGGCGTGGGCCACGAAGTGCTGCACGAGATCAATCTCGAGATCGGCGTCAACGAATTCGTCAGCATTCTCGGCAAGTCCGGCTCGGGCAAGTCGACGCTGCTGAAGACGATCGGCGGGCTGGTGCAGCCGACGCTCGGCGTCGTGTCGCTGCGCGGCGAGGAACTGACCTGCCCGCACAGCGCGATCAGCATGGTGTTCCAGACCTTCGCGCTGTATCCGTGGCTGACCGTGTTCGAGAACATCGCGTTCGGCCTGCACGCCAACGGCATCGAGGCGCCGCGCATCGATCACGAGGTCGCCAACCTGATCCGGCTGATCGGGCTGCAGGGCTATGAAAAGGCGTTCCCGCGCGAGCTGTCGGGCGGCATGAAGCAGCGCGTGGGCTTCGCGCGCGCGCTCGCGATCGAGCCGGACCTGCTGCTGCTCGATGAACCGTTCTCGTCGCTCGACATGTTCACGGCCGGGAAGCTGCGCAACGACCTGATGGCGATGTGGACCAGCCGCCAGATCGGCACCGCGTCGATGATCATGGTCACGCACGACGTGACCGAGGCAGTGATGATGTCCGACCGCCTCGTCGTGCTCGGCTCGAACCCCGGCCGCATCATGCACGAGATCTCGATCGACACGCCGCGCGCCGAGCGCACGGTGCGCAACATGCTCGACCGGATCGAGCACGTGACCGATCTGCTGAACACGCAGATCGCGCTGTCCTACGCCTGACACCGGCCGGCCGCCCGCCGAACGGGCGGCCGGATCACGGTGTTGTCAATAAACGAAGGAATCCTTAACGAAAGCATTGCCGGCAACACCGGATCGATGCACAACCCACCTGCGATGAAGAAGATGAACCTGTTCCTGCGAAAGCGCGACGCCGCCGCGCTCGGCGCGCTGCTGGCGCTGCTCGTCTCCCGCGGCGCCTGCGCGGCCGGCACCGAAGCCGACGCGGCCCCCACCGACCTGATGCAGCGCGCGACGCTGTTCGGCGACTTCGGCGGCATACGCCCCTGGCTGGCCGATCACGGCGTCGATCTGGGCCTGCAGGAAAGCTCCGAGTATTTCCGCAATTTCACGGGCGGCACGCGGCGCGGCGGCGAATACAGCGGCACCACGCAGCTGACGATCGGCGTCGACACCAGGAAGGCGTTCGGCCTGCCGGGCGGCACGTTCAACGTGTCGGGCCTGCAGATCCACGGCCGCAGCCTCAGCATGCACGATCTCGGCCTGATGCAGAACGCGGGCGGCCTCGAGGCGGATTCCGGCACGCGGCTGTGGGAACTCTGGTACAGGCAGTCGCTGTTCGACGGCGCGTTCGACGTGAAGATCGGCCAGCAGAGCCTCGACCAGGAGTTCATGGTCAGCGATACCGGCGCGGTGTTCGTGAACGCCGCGTTCGGCTGGCCGGGCCTGCCGTCCGTCGACATGCCGGCGGGCGGCCCCGCCTATCCGCTGTCGTCGCTCGGCGTGCGGTTCCGGCTCGCGCCGTCGCCGCACTGGACGTTCCTGGCCGGCGCGTTCGACGACAACCCCGCCGGCCCCGGCGACGGCGACCCGCAACGCCTGAACGCCCACGGCACCACGTTCAACCTGCATGGCGGCACGCTGCTGATCGGCGAGGCGCAATACGCACTGAACCCGGATG
The genomic region above belongs to Burkholderia plantarii and contains:
- a CDS encoding fimbrial protein — its product is MNTHSFRCLAGALLALAASTSAHAVDGTVNFSGHIVDTPCTISTDGKTVAVNMQDVSAGAVLDTSAPKTPFSIKLSNCSTALKKNVQVTFSGTQVANGLLSLRNEPGAAKNVAIQLYQDGKTLSLDKLSESVPLKQGASEIPFAAQYVGYGGQLPVSGTANAIAQFTLTYP
- a CDS encoding molecular chaperone, encoding MTAPHAASRRTSAAARRRRYQAGALALTVAMLLPWHPASAEIRIGKVRVIYSADHPDATLAVTNAGTEAAIVQTWIESADGSLDTPFFAAPPLFRLDPGDTNLVRVTLVGQAPATRVERLYWMNVKEIPPSPPESAGNTLQFAIRTRIKLLYRPPGLDGAFDAARDLALSRDGTSLDNTSPYVASLFVGCPGAHQQESLTINPHASLPMPRMSCPPADVRIQSINDYGGISPTVTLPPGGPRPASH
- a CDS encoding ABC transporter permease subunit; its protein translation is MKSLVFPKRRDVSLGSDAIVLVCIALFAWFFVTAWIDMHRPASENPALALAPANLLYYSVRTTMRFLIGMVWSTLFSLVFGVLAARYAPMRRVILPFVNFMESVPLVGFMTFTTGFFLGLYPHNTMGMESLAIFAVFTGQAWNMMLTVYQTMRVVPKELREVADSFRYNAWQRFWRLEWPYSVPGFLWNAINSQAAAWFALVASEAIPAANGDTVLLPGVGSYVSMALDAASYRAVIYALVALVLNIVVIDQFIFRPLVRYTIRFKNDDSAAKRDMQYRSWFYDCLASSRIARSAGQLLARLADAWIFRLPRVWYALRLDRATRLLARANWLWSTIWYFALTVGCAYGGYQLWEYFPKDNLAVLPWWMLETAGRVTLAMLLSCVLFVPLGVWMASHPRRLTVFQPVAQVLAAVPPNIYYPLIALFVITAHRSLGWWTIPMIMVGTQWYYLFNTIAGTLAIPTQITEVSQMFHVKGAMWWRKYMLPSIFPYIVTGTISAAGGAWNAAIAAEVVQWGSRTASTSGLGAFISTTTGNGDNAAAALGCTAMCFMVALCIMFVWQPLYRFAERKFRYD
- a CDS encoding fimbria/pilus outer membrane usher protein, which translates into the protein MLLLAIANAARSDEALRFNNDFLTLDGVALPVDLNYFAKENSVLPGRHPTLVTFNREQTGLHTIRFVARRANDVKGEQVVPCVTRAMLDRWDVDTAHLPASGDACLDIESLVPGSTVRYVARTQSLFVTVPQTAMIRRAAGAVDPRLWNYGETAAVANYDVSASHDAVNGDTGATLNLDTAVNLGRWLFRNRNYASLDRGRTTWQPAEFSLSTPLARFGGALTAGDTSSTSDLFDNFRFRGVTLQSDEGMVPDSLQGYAPVIRGVATSESRITIRQNGGVVYDRYVPPGPYSIDDLGSASAGADLDVTITDAAGKVTRYRQPYNTLPIMLRRGRTRYHIAGGAYDGYGGRRHDPFVWAEVEHGMRHSLTLFGGLIQASRYTARSIGAGVDLGRAGAVSADLVRTTAALTGNLPSLAYRLRYANSITRLRFDVNASLRRYTNAAFLNFDDAMGDTLQTSIEHGVRSHDQFGVNQGLGGTVSLYASYDHRAYFGGLPADRILQVGLSGSYSVVSYNLAIGNIRQRGRNVSNYLLLTLNLPLGRATNVSYSGNYDQRQGLSQQASVFGSLLDDGRLGYTANASRTQRDSSLYASTTYAGSKGTVSLSQTFAKHAARTIAEFKGGAIGDARGVLLSQRIDETAAIVDAPGLRGALVNGNPGIRTNRDGRAVVTNLLPYRRNQIRLDEDRHRSGDDDAEATLLQSFATTVPTRGAITRLHFQTAIGWHSLNTLLDVHGKPLPFGTMIRDARRRIVSVVGPLGRVWLTGLHDENDFTATLGGTSLALCRFQVTRHRRNQPLTCLPARSLSASSTP
- a CDS encoding response regulator transcription factor; translation: MTLSPSINRRIRVALADDHPLIAAAMTKLLSETPSITVVHVSHSGAELLQQLRADPCELIITDLSMGTSDQADHDGLKLVSALRKNWPSARVIVYTALNHPALAQRLLHLGAHAVVCKEDSLDELLAAVDQVAVPGNTYLSRQLRGTAPVPASALTPRELEVLRHIGCGLSVVDISRRMFVTVSTVSTHKRNAMDKLNIRSTVELIQYIHAAGLANLR
- a CDS encoding fimbrial protein; translated protein: MTHTGRRLALLVLLLCLAPAARAFCLRNPAWGGTRIVMAPGKSFSADPALPVGTVITEGRLTMPVPSKWTRQYVPIGRCPVGTTEIFAATHPLLSGDLFSTNVPGIGYRLIYPNGWHAPQFIRNVKPGFVLYYPQGDFQIQFVKTGPISPGVVPAGRYGYDTVSGYEDFIVFTLNNPIVVTVPSCHVAAGSAQQTVRFGDVASTDFSGIGTAAGSRPFSIRLRCDDAVSAVGLSFDATPDPSGQPGTLRLGGGDGAATGVGVQVLGADGKPIHWHQRVALPIASGEARLDMSARYLQTGQEIRGGVANGVMTFTITY
- a CDS encoding carbohydrate porin translates to MNLFLRKRDAAALGALLALLVSRGACAAGTEADAAPTDLMQRATLFGDFGGIRPWLADHGVDLGLQESSEYFRNFTGGTRRGGEYSGTTQLTIGVDTRKAFGLPGGTFNVSGLQIHGRSLSMHDLGLMQNAGGLEADSGTRLWELWYRQSLFDGAFDVKIGQQSLDQEFMVSDTGAVFVNAAFGWPGLPSVDMPAGGPAYPLSSLGVRFRLAPSPHWTFLAGAFDDNPAGPGDGDPQRLNAHGTTFNLHGGTLLIGEAQYALNPDDGAAGHSPAGLPGTYKVGFWYDTGRFDDLRDGADGVPLSDPASGGTARSHHGNYGLYAIADQTVWRAAGGPRALSVFAEVMGAPDDRNVVGIGVNAGLALKAPFAGRDDDVAGIAVGYSQIGSHARALDRDTAATTPGYPRRSAETVVEATYQYQVAPWWQLQGDLQYVFRPSGGIPNPLDPGRRIGNEVIAGVKTVLQF
- a CDS encoding ABC transporter ATP-binding protein → MKNLSNPSRVPAPLPSHFLELKNVNKTFIGQGGVGHEVLHEINLEIGVNEFVSILGKSGSGKSTLLKTIGGLVQPTLGVVSLRGEELTCPHSAISMVFQTFALYPWLTVFENIAFGLHANGIEAPRIDHEVANLIRLIGLQGYEKAFPRELSGGMKQRVGFARALAIEPDLLLLDEPFSSLDMFTAGKLRNDLMAMWTSRQIGTASMIMVTHDVTEAVMMSDRLVVLGSNPGRIMHEISIDTPRAERTVRNMLDRIEHVTDLLNTQIALSYA